Proteins encoded by one window of Clostridium cagae:
- a CDS encoding molecular chaperone HscC — MAIIGIDLGTTNSLVSHFTEGGPTIIPNRLGDLLTPSVVSIDENEQIYIGKIARERQSVYPDNTVSIFKRSMGSEKVFKLGSKEFLPEELSSFVLRSLKEDAEFYLKEEVVEAIISVPAYFNDAQRKATKRAGELAGLKVERLINEPTAAAIAYGLNQKKDNTKFLVFDLGGGTFDVSILELYKNIMEVRAVAGNNYLGGEDFTEIIENMFINSYKLDKQNLDNKTLSNIRRQAEITKLSFSKEKDVIMKCKVEEEVLQYSLNLDDYEKSCQLILKKLRRPIERALSDASIKIREIDSIVLVGGATKLPIIRNFVAKLFGRLPLVHINPDEAVALGAAIQGAMKSRNKAIREIVLTDVCPYTLGTSISIEKANGNYESGHFYPIIERNTIIPVSKIDRLYTIYDNQNFISVKVLQGESRLSKDNIYLGEINVPVPKGKGGEQSIDIRYTYDINGILEVEVTVVSTEFKKRIVIRNNSNSMSDEEVEKRLEELKELKIHPREEEEIKLLLSRGERLYEENIGERREYIAKLLEEFENILDKQDKREAEKAAKELKEVLENIDDEWL, encoded by the coding sequence ATGGCCATTATTGGGATTGATTTAGGAACTACTAATAGTTTGGTATCTCATTTTACAGAGGGTGGACCTACTATTATACCAAATAGATTAGGAGATTTATTAACTCCATCTGTAGTAAGTATAGATGAAAATGAGCAAATTTATATTGGAAAGATTGCAAGAGAAAGACAAAGTGTTTATCCAGATAATACTGTTTCTATATTTAAAAGAAGTATGGGAAGTGAAAAGGTATTTAAACTTGGCAGTAAGGAGTTTTTACCAGAGGAATTATCTTCTTTTGTGCTTCGTTCTTTAAAGGAAGATGCAGAATTCTATTTAAAAGAAGAAGTAGTTGAAGCAATTATTAGTGTACCAGCATATTTTAATGATGCTCAACGTAAAGCAACTAAAAGAGCAGGGGAGCTTGCAGGATTAAAGGTTGAAAGATTAATTAATGAACCAACGGCAGCCGCTATAGCTTATGGACTTAATCAAAAGAAAGATAATACAAAATTTTTAGTATTCGATCTTGGTGGAGGCACATTTGATGTTTCTATTTTAGAATTATATAAAAATATTATGGAGGTAAGAGCAGTAGCTGGTAATAATTATTTAGGTGGAGAAGACTTTACTGAGATAATTGAAAATATGTTTATTAATTCATATAAGCTTGATAAGCAAAATCTTGATAATAAAACTTTATCTAATATAAGAAGACAAGCTGAAATTACTAAATTAAGTTTTAGTAAAGAAAAAGATGTAATAATGAAATGTAAAGTTGAAGAGGAAGTATTACAATATAGCTTAAATTTAGATGATTATGAAAAGTCATGCCAGTTAATACTGAAAAAGCTTAGAAGACCTATTGAAAGAGCTTTAAGTGATGCATCTATAAAGATTAGAGAAATAGATAGTATTGTTCTTGTTGGAGGTGCAACCAAGTTACCTATTATAAGAAATTTTGTTGCTAAATTATTTGGAAGATTGCCTCTTGTGCATATTAATCCTGATGAAGCAGTAGCTTTAGGTGCTGCTATTCAAGGTGCTATGAAATCTAGAAATAAGGCTATTAGAGAAATAGTTTTAACAGATGTGTGTCCATATACGTTAGGTACAAGTATTTCAATTGAAAAAGCCAATGGGAATTATGAAAGTGGACATTTTTATCCAATAATTGAGAGAAATACTATAATTCCTGTTAGTAAAATTGATAGATTATATACCATATATGATAATCAAAATTTTATATCAGTAAAGGTGCTGCAAGGCGAAAGTAGATTATCTAAAGATAATATTTATCTTGGAGAAATCAATGTACCAGTTCCAAAAGGAAAAGGTGGAGAACAATCTATAGACATACGTTATACATATGATATTAACGGAATATTGGAAGTGGAAGTTACAGTAGTTAGTACTGAATTTAAGAAAAGAATAGTTATAAGAAATAATTCTAATTCTATGAGTGATGAAGAGGTTGAAAAAAGGTTAGAAGAACTTAAGGAACTTAAAATTCATCCAAGAGAAGAAGAAGAAATTAAACTTCTTTTATCTAGAGGTGAGAGGTTGTATGAAGAAAATATAGGGGAAAGAAGAGAATATATAGCTAAACTTCTTGAAGAATTTGAAAATATATTGGATAAACAAGATAAAAGAGAAGCTGAAAAAGCAGCAAAAGAACTTAAAGAAGTGTTAGAAAATATTGATGATGAATGGTTATAG
- a CDS encoding tetratricopeptide repeat protein, with protein MDTWLVLGIKETKDKNLIKEAYMERLSIYNPEDDAEGFQRLRAAYEEALKMADECDIDEDNSPAGIWINKVRKLYNQFSLRINEKYWRKLLEEDVCFQLDSAEEVSDKLLTFLMDEYYIPSKIFKLFDESFNWSEKEEELKQSYHENFVDFLMYKIDSNDDIRYELFNCDEDRNYDEFIYLFYELRSALKKDKLDESKKILDRIDGFNIDHPDMTILKIKYYIYTKEFENAKKLGDKLIEQYKDQYSYFILAQVEFYLGGEHIKKAKEYYEKVLEEDGGNIGAIKGLADCCFEFGEYEDAKEYYIKVLDIYPYNEYIMTCARDTNLKLIEKYKEEINSSEGNELKFKLAWLQFQVYAYEDTKETAKSIKPEEDEKCEYYDLLGRTYSELNRYEEALVLFEKWYEINDDENNTPYICVQKGKQLENLNKLYESLEWYNKALELRHDYGEANFRKCRVLNKLNRYEEAVDACNIALEFDANNAHVYLCKGEALYKLENFRESLKSLEECISIYPYFTDAYSIEIKIYYTVGQYEDALSLIRETEDYHITNREIQIYKVRILRKLEEYDEAFDLANKLLEEEGHKDEIYYELSLLSSYEQEYDKAISYVNECIKIDEDKLSNYYLRMSIYKDLKQYDNALKDADIIISKGNNQDAAYERKAMLYDEMGLYKKCIKCYIEAIKIEPNYDEYYNSLGLVYEKLEKFKEAFKCYEKAIEVNPKQMYSYCNIANLYGNWRGDYEKKIEYLEKQMEFNNDYEYFYNTIGVTYAYDLNDYENAIKYFSKTAAIDKENDYAFVNLGYCYGLLEDYTKAIECYTRGLEITGGNEYIYNQLGNLYENDLNDYNKAIENYKNVMKLNPEDRNGYSDIANCYRKLEYYSEALTYYQKQIEATGKTAYLYNCIGVLYEIRFENYEKAIENYKKAVELDPEHKDAYKNIGDCYEKAWDNHEEAIKYYKKQEKYLDDTRKISLEIADSYDQLGKTESAKNYYRKALEYYLELIEDGEEHACTYKSVARCYSKTGDNDKAYEFYIKAIKTAPISCDCDEKQCHSGYFGIGKIHKENKEYDKALECFDKALEIKSDDEEYKEEKDKVLELIKR; from the coding sequence ATGGACACGTGGTTAGTACTAGGAATAAAAGAAACTAAAGATAAAAATTTAATAAAAGAAGCTTATATGGAAAGGTTAAGCATTTATAATCCTGAAGATGATGCAGAAGGATTTCAAAGGTTAAGGGCAGCTTATGAAGAGGCTTTGAAGATGGCAGATGAGTGTGATATAGATGAAGATAACTCTCCAGCAGGAATATGGATTAATAAGGTTAGAAAATTATATAATCAGTTTTCTTTAAGAATTAATGAAAAATATTGGAGAAAGTTATTAGAAGAAGATGTTTGTTTTCAATTGGATTCAGCAGAAGAAGTTAGTGATAAGTTACTTACATTTCTTATGGATGAATATTATATACCAAGTAAGATATTTAAGTTATTTGATGAAAGTTTTAATTGGAGTGAAAAAGAAGAAGAACTTAAACAAAGCTATCATGAAAACTTTGTTGATTTTTTGATGTATAAAATAGACAGCAATGATGACATAAGATATGAACTTTTTAACTGTGATGAAGATAGAAATTATGATGAATTTATATATCTTTTTTATGAATTAAGATCAGCATTAAAAAAGGATAAACTAGATGAATCAAAAAAAATATTGGATAGGATAGACGGTTTCAATATTGATCATCCAGATATGACTATATTAAAAATTAAGTATTATATTTATACTAAAGAATTTGAAAATGCTAAAAAATTAGGAGATAAACTAATAGAACAATATAAAGATCAATATTCTTATTTTATATTAGCACAAGTTGAATTTTATTTAGGTGGGGAACATATAAAAAAAGCTAAGGAATATTATGAAAAAGTTCTTGAGGAAGATGGCGGAAATATAGGTGCTATAAAGGGGCTTGCAGATTGTTGTTTTGAATTTGGCGAATACGAAGATGCAAAGGAATATTATATAAAAGTGCTAGATATTTATCCTTATAATGAATATATAATGACCTGTGCTCGTGATACAAATTTAAAGCTTATAGAAAAGTATAAAGAAGAAATTAATAGTTCAGAAGGTAATGAACTTAAATTTAAATTAGCTTGGCTACAATTTCAAGTATACGCTTATGAGGATACAAAAGAGACTGCTAAAAGCATAAAACCAGAAGAGGATGAAAAGTGCGAGTACTATGATTTATTAGGAAGAACTTATTCTGAATTAAATAGATATGAAGAAGCTCTTGTTTTATTTGAAAAGTGGTATGAGATAAATGATGATGAAAATAATACGCCGTATATTTGTGTTCAAAAGGGTAAACAACTTGAAAATTTAAATAAATTATACGAAAGTTTAGAATGGTATAATAAAGCTTTAGAATTAAGACATGACTATGGAGAAGCTAATTTTAGAAAGTGTAGAGTACTTAATAAATTAAATAGATATGAGGAAGCTGTAGATGCATGCAATATAGCATTAGAATTTGATGCTAATAATGCACATGTGTATTTATGCAAAGGGGAAGCTCTTTATAAATTAGAGAACTTTAGGGAATCACTAAAAAGCTTAGAAGAGTGTATAAGTATATATCCTTATTTTACAGATGCGTATAGTATTGAAATTAAAATATATTATACAGTAGGACAGTATGAAGATGCATTAAGTTTAATAAGGGAAACTGAAGATTATCATATAACAAATAGAGAAATTCAAATATACAAAGTTAGAATATTAAGAAAATTAGAAGAATATGATGAAGCTTTTGATTTAGCTAACAAACTTTTAGAAGAAGAAGGCCATAAAGATGAAATTTACTATGAGTTATCTTTATTAAGTTCTTATGAACAAGAGTATGATAAAGCAATTTCTTATGTTAATGAGTGTATAAAAATAGACGAAGATAAATTAAGCAATTATTATTTGCGTATGAGCATATATAAGGATTTAAAACAATATGATAATGCTTTAAAAGATGCGGATATAATTATAAGTAAAGGTAATAATCAAGATGCTGCTTATGAGAGAAAAGCAATGTTATATGATGAAATGGGCTTATATAAAAAATGCATAAAGTGTTATATAGAAGCTATAAAAATAGAACCTAACTATGATGAATATTACAATAGTCTTGGACTAGTTTACGAAAAATTGGAAAAGTTTAAAGAAGCTTTTAAGTGTTATGAAAAAGCTATAGAGGTAAATCCTAAACAAATGTATTCCTATTGTAATATAGCTAATTTGTATGGGAATTGGCGTGGAGATTATGAAAAGAAAATAGAGTATCTAGAGAAACAAATGGAATTTAATAATGACTATGAATATTTTTATAATACAATAGGTGTAACTTATGCTTATGATTTAAACGATTATGAAAATGCAATAAAGTATTTTAGTAAGACAGCAGCTATAGATAAGGAAAATGATTATGCTTTTGTAAATTTGGGATATTGCTATGGTTTATTAGAAGATTATACAAAAGCTATTGAATGTTATACAAGAGGATTAGAAATAACAGGTGGTAACGAATATATATATAATCAACTTGGAAACTTATATGAAAATGATTTGAATGATTATAATAAAGCAATTGAAAATTACAAGAATGTTATGAAGTTAAACCCTGAAGATAGAAATGGATATTCTGATATTGCAAATTGTTATAGAAAGTTAGAGTATTATAGCGAGGCGCTAACTTATTATCAAAAACAAATTGAAGCAACTGGTAAGACGGCTTATTTATATAATTGTATAGGTGTATTATATGAAATAAGATTTGAAAATTATGAAAAGGCAATTGAAAATTATAAAAAAGCAGTTGAACTTGATCCTGAACATAAGGATGCATATAAAAATATTGGAGATTGTTATGAAAAGGCATGGGATAATCATGAGGAAGCTATTAAATATTATAAAAAGCAAGAAAAATACTTAGATGATACAAGGAAGATTAGCCTTGAAATAGCGGATTCATATGATCAATTAGGTAAGACAGAAAGTGCTAAAAATTATTATAGAAAGGCATTAGAATATTACTTAGAATTAATTGAAGACGGTGAAGAGCATGCTTGTACGTATAAAAGTGTAGCACGTTGTTATAGTAAAACAGGTGATAATGATAAAGCTTATGAATTTTATATAAAAGCAATTAAAACAGCACCAATTAGTTGTGATTGTGATGAAAAACAATGCCATTCAGGATATTTTGGTATTGGTAAAATCCATAAGGAAAATAAAGAGTATGACAAGGCTTTAGAATGTTTTGATAAAGCTTTAGAAATAAAATCAGATGATGAGGAATACAAAGAAGAAAAAGATAAGGTTTTAGAATTAATTAAAAGATAA